In Caldisericia bacterium, a genomic segment contains:
- a CDS encoding TRAP transporter large permease — MFPALLLFGIFIILIILGTPIGTSIGIAGVLGTVFYKLGITMISRNFASGIAKFPLIAIPFFVLAGALMAKGGLAKKISDFIILLVGKSVGGLAIAAVITATFWGAISGSGPATAAAIGLIFLPAMIKQGYSDLFSAAVIAAASGLAIIIPPSIAFIVYGNITGVSVAALFLGGIIPGLVVSGFLILITYIISKKRDYKGTEKRGTVKEILFALKEAVWALIAPVIILGSIYAGVATPTEAAVIAVFYSLFVGIFIYKLLDLRTIIDALIETAITSAVVMFVVTFAGIFSIAEARLGILDLAANGVINISKNPIIFLLLVDIVFLIAGFFLDAISIMYVIMPIFLPVLKSFGVDPLFFGVAVTVACAIGQITPPVAVNLYVTANLIKKPLDQVSKEVWPFVIFTIIALLIITYAPKLSLIIPIASKLYIP, encoded by the coding sequence ATGTTTCCAGCATTATTATTGTTTGGCATATTCATTATTTTAATTATATTAGGTACTCCAATTGGCACCTCTATTGGTATTGCCGGAGTACTTGGCACAGTTTTTTATAAACTTGGTATAACAATGATTTCAAGAAATTTCGCTTCAGGTATAGCAAAATTTCCATTAATTGCAATTCCATTTTTTGTACTTGCTGGTGCATTAATGGCAAAAGGCGGACTTGCTAAAAAAATTTCCGATTTTATTATTCTTTTAGTAGGTAAATCTGTTGGTGGTCTTGCAATTGCAGCCGTTATTACTGCAACTTTTTGGGGAGCAATTTCAGGATCTGGACCTGCAACTGCGGCTGCAATTGGTTTAATCTTTCTTCCAGCAATGATAAAACAAGGATATTCTGATCTTTTTTCAGCAGCAGTTATTGCTGCTGCTAGTGGACTTGCAATTATTATTCCACCATCTATTGCTTTTATAGTCTATGGAAATATAACAGGAGTTTCTGTCGCAGCACTTTTTTTAGGTGGAATAATACCTGGTTTGGTTGTTTCAGGTTTTTTAATTTTAATCACTTATATTATTTCTAAAAAAAGGGATTATAAAGGAACTGAAAAAAGAGGAACAGTTAAAGAAATTTTATTTGCATTAAAAGAGGCTGTATGGGCACTTATTGCTCCAGTTATAATTCTTGGATCAATTTATGCAGGAGTTGCTACACCAACAGAAGCAGCTGTAATTGCGGTATTTTATTCTCTTTTTGTTGGAATTTTTATATATAAATTACTTGATTTGAGAACAATTATTGATGCTTTAATTGAAACAGCAATAACTTCTGCAGTTGTTATGTTTGTAGTTACATTTGCTGGTATTTTTTCTATTGCTGAAGCAAGATTGGGAATTTTAGATTTAGCAGCTAATGGTGTAATAAATATTTCAAAAAATCCAATAATCTTCTTATTACTTGTCGATATAGTTTTCTTAATTGCTGGTTTCTTTTTAGACGCAATTTCAATAATGTATGTAATTATGCCAATCTTTTTACCAGTTCTAAAATCATTTGGTGTTGACCCTCTCTTTTTTGGAGTTGCAGTAACAGTTGCATGTGCAATCGGACAAATAACTCCACCAGTTGCAGTTAATTTATATGTAACAGCTAATTTAATCAAAAAACCATTAGATCAGGTATCTAAAGAAGTTTGGCCTTTTGTTATATTTACAATAATTGCTCTTTTGATAATAACTTATGCACCAAAACTATCTCTTATAATTCCAATTGCTTCAAAACTTTATATTCCATAA
- a CDS encoding NGG1p interacting factor NIF3: MKLREIYNLFIKLGIEYDPRGKDEVLKLLDERKKEYEKLDDREKEFFDLDSLFNPYGDTRILYGTGDEEINSLIAGIDIDSAEVILAKNLNFDLVLSHHPRGNALLNLPDVMKLQEDAIVHYGVPINVGQKLMAKRISEVDRAITPQNAYRAVDTAKILKIPFICVHTPSDNAVHSYLTNLFEKEKPKYLKDVIDILLTIPEYKEAKKLGFGPKIFNGDPKSKAGKIIVDMTGGTEGAKELMKKFSEAGVGTIVGMHFSEEHRKEAEEALINLVVAGHMSSDSLGLNLILDELEKKGVKIESFSGFIRIKRI, from the coding sequence ATGAAGTTAAGAGAGATTTACAATTTGTTTATAAAGTTAGGAATAGAATATGATCCAAGAGGGAAAGATGAAGTTTTGAAACTTCTTGATGAAAGAAAAAAAGAATATGAAAAACTTGATGATAGAGAGAAGGAATTTTTTGATTTAGATTCTCTTTTTAATCCATATGGAGACACAAGGATCCTTTATGGAACTGGAGATGAAGAGATAAATAGTTTAATTGCAGGAATTGATATTGATAGTGCAGAAGTTATTCTTGCAAAAAATTTAAATTTTGATCTTGTTTTATCTCATCACCCGAGAGGAAATGCTCTTTTAAATCTTCCAGATGTAATGAAACTTCAAGAAGACGCAATTGTTCATTATGGAGTTCCAATTAATGTTGGCCAAAAATTAATGGCAAAAAGAATTTCTGAAGTTGATAGAGCAATAACACCTCAAAATGCTTACAGAGCAGTTGATACCGCCAAAATATTGAAAATACCTTTTATATGTGTTCACACTCCTTCAGACAATGCTGTACATTCCTATTTAACTAATTTATTTGAAAAAGAAAAACCAAAATATTTAAAAGATGTAATTGATATTCTATTAACAATTCCTGAATATAAAGAAGCAAAAAAACTTGGTTTCGGGCCAAAAATATTTAATGGTGATCCTAAAAGTAAAGCAGGAAAAATAATTGTTGATATGACTGGTGGAACAGAAGGAGCAAAGGAACTTATGAAAAAATTCTCTGAGGCAGGAGTTGGAACTATTGTTGGAATGCATTTCTCTGAAGAACATAGAAAAGAGGCAGAAGAGGCATTAATTAACCTTGTTGTTGCTGGTCATATGTCATCTGATTCACTTGGTTTAAATCTCATTCTTGATGAATTAGAGAAAAAAGGTGTTAAAATAGAATCTTTTTCAGGATTTATAAGAATAAAGAGGATATGA
- a CDS encoding TldD/PmbA family protein, producing the protein MRGKEEIVKILKKGINSSKSDEIEILYLGKESTLTRFANNTIHQNVKETNSQIRVRVIKNKKIGFVETNNLTEEGIIKAVKDAEEIAEYSKEDPDFVKLPERESIKDVKTLYEENLSVTPQDLAYKVLNLVKLAEKNNLIASGALSLDLEEYLVLNSRGIEAYSPYSSLTFSTVIMSDNSSGYGDRFALKFSELNEIDLAEEVINRVLMGKNPKDIEPQKYEVILTPYAVEDILFFFAYLSFGAKSFHQDTSFMSGKLGEKVFGENITIWDDGLDPIGAPIVFDFEGVPKRRVNLIENGIAKGVVYDSYHAYKYGKENTGHALPQPNSIGPFALNLFMKEGESNLEDMIKNVEKGIFVSRFHYTNPLDPKRVIITGMTRDGTFLIENGKITTPLKNLRFTQNMVELMNNVLEISKERKVQKGNAHVSVVPYIRVKEFNFTGKTEF; encoded by the coding sequence ATGAGAGGAAAAGAAGAGATTGTAAAAATTTTAAAGAAAGGGATTAATTCATCAAAATCTGATGAAATTGAAATTTTATATCTTGGAAAAGAATCTACTTTAACAAGATTTGCAAATAATACTATTCATCAAAATGTAAAAGAGACGAATTCTCAGATAAGAGTAAGGGTTATTAAAAACAAAAAAATTGGATTTGTTGAAACAAACAATCTCACAGAGGAAGGAATAATTAAAGCAGTAAAAGATGCTGAGGAAATTGCTGAATATTCAAAAGAAGACCCAGATTTTGTTAAACTACCAGAAAGAGAGAGTATAAAAGATGTGAAAACTTTATATGAGGAAAATCTTTCTGTTACTCCACAAGATCTCGCATATAAAGTTCTAAATCTAGTTAAACTTGCTGAAAAAAATAATTTAATTGCTTCAGGTGCTTTATCACTAGATCTTGAAGAGTATTTAGTATTAAATTCAAGAGGAATTGAGGCTTACTCACCGTATTCTTCATTGACTTTTTCAACTGTTATTATGAGTGATAATTCATCTGGGTATGGTGATAGATTTGCATTAAAATTCTCAGAATTAAATGAAATTGATCTCGCTGAAGAAGTAATTAATAGAGTTTTAATGGGTAAAAATCCTAAAGATATTGAACCTCAAAAATATGAAGTAATTTTAACACCCTATGCAGTTGAAGATATACTTTTCTTCTTCGCATATCTATCATTTGGAGCGAAATCGTTTCATCAAGATACAAGTTTTATGAGTGGTAAATTAGGTGAAAAAGTTTTTGGTGAAAATATAACAATTTGGGATGATGGATTAGATCCAATTGGTGCTCCAATTGTTTTTGATTTTGAAGGTGTTCCAAAAAGGAGAGTAAATTTAATTGAAAATGGAATCGCTAAAGGAGTTGTGTATGATTCATATCATGCTTATAAATATGGAAAAGAAAATACAGGTCATGCTCTTCCTCAACCAAATTCAATAGGTCCATTTGCTTTGAATCTGTTTATGAAAGAGGGTGAAAGTAATTTAGAGGATATGATAAAAAATGTTGAGAAGGGAATTTTTGTTTCAAGATTTCATTATACAAATCCACTTGATCCAAAAAGAGTTATTATAACTGGTATGACAAGAGACGGTACGTTTTTAATTGAGAATGGAAAAATAACAACTCCATTAAAAAATTTAAGGTTTACACAAAATATGGTTGAACTTATGAACAATGTTTTAGAAATTTCAAAAGAGAGAAAAGTTCAAAAAGGCAATGCCCATGTAAGTGTTGTTCCATACATTAGGGTTAAAGAATTTAATTTTACAGGAAAAACTGAATTTTAA
- a CDS encoding TRAP transporter small permease subunit produces the protein MKKYTIEEILSSIILGIMAIIAFINVLSRYIFKLSIAAIEELEINFFVWLTILGIALAFEKGSHLNMTIIYNKFPKWMKKISIIISSILAIILFAIVNYFAIREIYMDLTLFHMRSEALNIPNWIYVIGIPIFSIFVFKKIITSTVKNIKNLK, from the coding sequence ATGAAAAAATATACAATTGAAGAAATTTTATCATCAATTATTCTTGGAATAATGGCAATTATTGCTTTTATTAATGTTTTAAGTAGATATATATTTAAATTATCAATAGCAGCGATAGAAGAACTTGAAATTAATTTTTTTGTTTGGTTAACAATATTAGGAATAGCATTAGCATTTGAAAAAGGCTCCCATCTTAACATGACAATTATTTATAATAAATTTCCAAAATGGATGAAAAAAATTTCTATTATTATCTCCTCAATTTTAGCAATAATCTTATTTGCTATTGTTAACTATTTTGCAATTAGAGAAATTTACATGGATTTAACACTTTTTCACATGAGAAGCGAAGCACTTAATATTCCTAATTGGATATATGTTATAGGAATCCCAATTTTTTCAATTTTTGTTTTTAAAAAAATAATTACATCTACTGTTAAAAATATTAAAAATTTAAAATAG
- a CDS encoding TldD/PmbA family protein: protein MKDEVRWIMDEAKKRGVYYGDVRVVEDEIETLDTENGIVQGIGRSISKGFGIRVLVNGSWGFSSSSKIDKYEMLKVLDEAINIAKASQLVKKEDVFLSPIEIVEDEYYESYKIDPFSVPLNKKLSLLLECDRIMSQYKMVKIRKGSLYFLKQNKYFASTEGSYIFQERIVSGGGIEAYAIGDTGEVQRRSYPASLGGDFSRKGYEFIEELKLIENSERVARQSVELLSAKPCPQGYMDIVISGYQMALQVHESLGHPSELDRVFGMEASYAGTSFLTPEKLGNFEYGSKIVNITADATIPYALGGFKYDDEGVPAQRVYLVKDGIFVGYLTSRETAHKVGLKPMGAMRADGWNRIPLIRMTSINLEPGNLTFEDLIGGVKEGIYVETNKSWSIDDKNSIFNLDVRLDGKLKMEN from the coding sequence ATGAAAGATGAAGTAAGATGGATTATGGATGAGGCTAAAAAAAGAGGAGTTTATTATGGAGATGTAAGGGTGGTTGAGGATGAAATTGAAACTCTAGACACAGAGAATGGTATAGTTCAAGGAATTGGAAGATCAATATCAAAAGGTTTTGGAATTAGAGTGCTTGTCAATGGTTCATGGGGTTTTTCTTCATCTTCAAAAATAGATAAATATGAGATGCTTAAAGTTTTGGATGAAGCAATAAACATTGCAAAGGCATCACAACTTGTAAAAAAAGAAGATGTATTTTTATCTCCAATTGAGATTGTTGAAGATGAATATTATGAAAGTTATAAAATTGATCCATTTTCTGTTCCGCTAAATAAAAAACTCTCACTTCTTTTAGAGTGCGATAGAATAATGTCTCAATATAAAATGGTTAAAATAAGAAAGGGAAGTTTATACTTTTTAAAACAAAATAAATATTTTGCTTCAACTGAAGGTTCATACATTTTTCAAGAAAGGATCGTATCAGGTGGTGGTATAGAAGCATATGCAATTGGTGATACAGGAGAGGTACAAAGAAGGAGTTATCCTGCATCTTTAGGTGGTGATTTTTCAAGAAAAGGTTATGAGTTTATTGAAGAGTTAAAACTTATTGAAAATAGCGAAAGAGTAGCAAGACAAAGCGTTGAACTTCTTTCTGCGAAACCTTGTCCGCAAGGGTATATGGATATTGTTATAAGTGGTTATCAAATGGCTCTTCAAGTTCATGAGTCTTTAGGACATCCATCAGAACTTGATAGAGTTTTTGGAATGGAAGCATCTTATGCTGGAACTTCATTTCTTACACCAGAGAAATTAGGAAATTTTGAATATGGTTCGAAAATTGTAAATATAACAGCGGATGCAACAATACCCTATGCTCTTGGAGGTTTTAAATATGATGATGAAGGAGTTCCTGCACAAAGAGTCTATCTTGTGAAAGATGGGATTTTTGTGGGTTATTTAACATCAAGAGAAACAGCGCATAAAGTAGGATTAAAACCAATGGGTGCTATGAGAGCAGATGGATGGAATAGGATCCCTTTAATAAGAATGACCTCTATAAATCTTGAACCTGGAAATCTTACTTTTGAAGACTTAATTGGTGGTGTAAAAGAAGGAATTTATGTTGAAACAAACAAAAGTTGGTCTATAGATGATAAAAACTCAATTTTCAATTTGGATGTGAGATTGGATGGGAAATTAAAAATGGAAAATTAG
- a CDS encoding LemA family protein — protein sequence MIGWIILGIVLIVLFWFIGTYNMFITLKNRVKNAWAQVDVQLKRRYDLIPNLVETVKGYVKHEREVFEKITDLRTRAMTSGSIKDIGEANNQLTGALKTLFAVAEAYPELKANENFLKLQEELTNTENKIAFARQFYNDIVMNYNAAQERIPAALVARIMGLTPAEYYPVPEEERGRITVSF from the coding sequence ATGATTGGATGGATCATTTTAGGAATAGTGCTGATTGTGCTCTTTTGGTTCATAGGCACTTACAATATGTTTATAACTCTAAAAAATAGAGTTAAAAATGCATGGGCACAAGTTGATGTACAACTCAAGAGAAGATATGACTTAATTCCAAATTTGGTTGAAACTGTAAAAGGTTATGTAAAGCATGAAAGAGAGGTTTTTGAAAAGATTACAGATCTAAGAACTAGAGCAATGACTTCTGGTTCTATAAAAGATATTGGAGAGGCAAACAATCAATTAACTGGTGCTTTGAAAACTTTATTTGCTGTTGCAGAAGCATACCCAGAACTTAAAGCAAATGAAAATTTCTTAAAACTTCAAGAAGAGTTAACAAATACAGAGAATAAAATTGCTTTTGCAAGACAATTCTATAATGATATCGTTATGAATTATAATGCTGCCCAAGAAAGAATTCCTGCAGCACTTGTTGCAAGAATAATGGGATTAACACCTGCTGAATATTATCCAGTACCTGAAGAAGAAAGGGGAAGAATTACAGTAAGTTTTTAA
- a CDS encoding transaldolase family protein, whose translation MEIFLDSANLKEIEELNSIGIIDGVTTNPTLLSKEKVLPKEVINFCKKLNLKIFVQTLEDDYIKIFEEGKNYFSLYPEGLILKIPFLKEGLRSLSLFKKENIPFSITSIFSLSQIILSLKYEPVYVIPYINRIGRYGGEPLSIVRDAKFIIKENKINTKILSASFRSSKEIEEVVKNGSDAITIPKNIFDEILQNPLTFKAIEEFKKSYGI comes from the coding sequence ATGGAAATATTTTTAGACAGTGCTAATTTAAAAGAGATTGAAGAGTTAAATTCAATTGGAATAATAGATGGAGTTACAACAAATCCAACTCTTCTTTCAAAAGAAAAAGTATTACCAAAAGAAGTTATAAATTTTTGTAAAAAATTAAATTTAAAAATTTTTGTCCAAACTTTAGAAGATGATTACATAAAAATTTTTGAAGAAGGAAAAAATTATTTTTCACTTTATCCTGAGGGTTTAATTTTAAAAATACCATTTTTAAAAGAAGGTTTAAGAAGTTTATCTCTTTTTAAAAAAGAAAATATTCCATTTTCAATAACATCAATATTTTCACTTTCACAGATAATTTTATCTTTAAAATATGAACCAGTTTATGTAATTCCCTACATAAATAGAATTGGAAGATATGGTGGAGAACCATTATCTATTGTAAGAGATGCTAAATTTATAATTAAAGAAAATAAAATAAACACAAAAATACTTTCAGCAAGTTTTAGAAGTTCTAAAGAAATAGAAGAAGTTGTAAAAAATGGAAGCGATGCGATAACAATTCCAAAAAATATTTTTGATGAAATTTTACAAAATCCTCTAACTTTTAAAGCAATTGAGGAATTCAAAAAATCTTATGGAATATAA
- a CDS encoding DegV family protein → MIKVVIDSGCDLPEEYLKEKDIRVIPLYLKLDDKFLRDGIDIKPQEFFELLKKNKNINTSQPPIEDFIKVYKDIINEGNEVISIHITGKGSGTVSSAKIAREEVDRDKIDVLDSNHISASYGFIVKRIQELIDKGFSRNEILKRFTEIINKVQLFFTLNTLEYVYKGGRVNEIKAIFSNILDVKPILIMKDGLPKIYKLIRGRRNSLKELIKIVIEYLKNVKNFEIAFVHGDASLEINLVKEEILKVLKPKYFFTKLINSALGVHAGPGSLGVAINLIEEEL, encoded by the coding sequence ATGATAAAAGTTGTTATTGATTCTGGATGTGATTTACCAGAAGAATATTTGAAGGAGAAAGATATAAGGGTTATCCCTTTATATCTAAAATTAGATGATAAATTTTTAAGAGATGGAATTGATATTAAACCTCAAGAGTTTTTTGAATTATTAAAGAAAAATAAAAATATTAATACCTCTCAGCCTCCAATTGAAGATTTTATAAAAGTTTACAAAGATATAATCAATGAGGGAAATGAAGTAATATCAATACATATAACTGGAAAAGGTTCTGGAACAGTAAGTAGTGCTAAGATTGCAAGAGAAGAAGTAGATAGAGATAAAATTGATGTTCTTGACTCAAATCACATCTCTGCATCATACGGTTTTATTGTAAAAAGAATCCAGGAGTTAATAGACAAAGGATTTTCAAGGAATGAAATTTTAAAAAGATTTACTGAAATTATAAACAAAGTTCAACTTTTTTTTACATTAAACACGCTTGAATATGTTTATAAAGGAGGAAGAGTTAATGAGATAAAAGCAATTTTTTCAAATATACTTGATGTTAAACCAATCCTTATAATGAAAGATGGATTACCTAAAATTTATAAACTCATTAGGGGAAGAAGAAATTCATTAAAAGAGTTAATAAAAATAGTAATTGAATACTTAAAAAATGTTAAAAATTTTGAAATTGCCTTTGTGCATGGAGACGCTTCCTTAGAAATAAATTTAGTAAAAGAGGAGATATTAAAAGTCTTAAAACCAAAATACTTTTTTACTAAATTAATTAACAGCGCCCTTGGTGTTCATGCTGGTCCTGGATCACTTGGAGTTGCTATTAATTTAATTGAGGAGGAGTTATGA
- a CDS encoding Asp23/Gls24 family envelope stress response protein codes for MKGKSFIHKNAIRDIAILSALRCYGIIGMAPVNILQKIEKALGSSEATRGVEVEFFNGKFIIKYHIIVSKGINIKEVINNLIEQAEFSFKKMIHIKPEIKVFVEEVKEE; via the coding sequence ATGAAAGGAAAAAGTTTTATACATAAAAATGCAATTAGAGATATAGCAATTCTATCTGCTTTAAGATGTTATGGTATAATTGGAATGGCACCAGTAAATATATTACAAAAAATAGAAAAGGCTCTTGGCTCCAGTGAAGCAACAAGAGGTGTCGAAGTTGAATTTTTTAATGGAAAATTTATCATTAAATATCACATTATTGTTTCAAAAGGAATTAATATAAAAGAAGTGATTAACAATTTGATTGAACAAGCAGAATTTTCTTTTAAAAAAATGATTCATATAAAACCTGAAATAAAAGTTTTCGTTGAAGAAGTTAAGGAGGAGTAA
- the htpX gene encoding zinc metalloprotease HtpX: MKKTLYELISENKRKTFFFLILFSIILFLIGYFFIYVLEWGVSGLILITIFIIIYNLIVYYNSDKIALLSVGAIPADKERFYVLHNVVEEVSIAAGVPKPKVYIMNEPQPNAFATGRNPQNASVCVTTGLLEMMNREELQGVIAHEIAHIRNYDILLMTVIGIVVGLIVLLRDIFLRSMFFYGGGRKRDREGGNAVLILIALILAIISPILVALIRAAISRQREYLADADGAYIVRNPYGLANALKKLSEYKKDMKVASDATAHLFIRSPFSGEKIFATHPPIEERIRRLLSLTF, encoded by the coding sequence ATGAAGAAAACTCTTTATGAATTAATTTCAGAAAATAAAAGAAAAACATTTTTCTTTCTTATTTTATTTTCTATAATTCTCTTTCTTATTGGATATTTTTTTATATATGTATTAGAATGGGGAGTTAGTGGTTTAATTTTAATTACGATATTCATAATTATTTACAACTTAATTGTTTATTACAATTCTGATAAAATTGCCCTTCTCTCTGTTGGAGCAATTCCTGCTGATAAAGAAAGGTTTTACGTATTACACAATGTTGTTGAAGAAGTTTCAATTGCTGCTGGTGTTCCAAAACCAAAAGTGTATATTATGAATGAACCTCAACCAAATGCTTTTGCGACAGGGAGAAACCCACAAAATGCATCAGTTTGTGTTACAACAGGACTTCTTGAAATGATGAATAGAGAAGAACTTCAGGGTGTAATAGCACATGAAATAGCTCATATAAGAAATTATGATATTCTTCTTATGACTGTTATTGGAATAGTTGTTGGGTTGATAGTTTTATTAAGAGATATCTTTTTAAGAAGCATGTTTTTCTATGGAGGCGGCAGAAAAAGAGACAGAGAGGGTGGAAATGCAGTTCTTATTTTAATTGCACTTATTTTAGCAATAATTTCTCCAATTCTTGTCGCTTTAATTAGAGCAGCAATATCAAGACAAAGAGAATATCTCGCAGATGCAGATGGTGCATATATAGTAAGAAATCCTTATGGACTTGCAAATGCATTAAAAAAATTAAGTGAATATAAAAAAGATATGAAAGTAGCATCTGATGCAACTGCTCACTTATTTATTAGAAGTCCTTTTTCTGGTGAAAAAATTTTTGCAACTCACCCTCCAATTGAAGAAAGAATTAGAAGACTTTTAAGTTTAACATTTTAA
- a CDS encoding DAK2 domain-containing protein has translation MEYLDKDFFLNFFYQGYKEVEKRKEDINKLNVFPVPDGDTGTNMFMTLQSSYEEIQKNNPKSVGEISQCIARGSLMGARGNSGVIMSQIFKGMNIVLKEKEKITPKDFALSFVEGVSKAYKAVIKPVEGTILTVAKSFAKTFYEKIKEGKNLEDAFLDAIIKGRETLKKTPEMLSILKEAQVVDAGGLGFLCFVEGGYKAIKGKEVELEKIELKEPKKFKKLLYPYDVVILLSTNLKEETIIKDFNIDGDSLIVGKEEDFFKIHYHTNNLFDLINYFSKKGTIIKINIENMQYEIDKLSQIKKEVGFVAVSRGKGFEKILKEAGVDYIVEGGQSFNPSTKDILEGIESVNADKIIIFPNNSNVYFSALQTKELTNKKIEVIPTKSIPECITSLTMVDKNKSFDEIVEDLKEYIKNIRVIEVTKSIRDTVFNGTKIKEGDYISIFEEKIVSNKDSPEKSLIEMLKTIEIEDGTLISIYYGEDIDENRAEELKEELQKSFPNCDIEIYYGGQPLYYYIVALE, from the coding sequence TTGGAATATCTCGATAAAGATTTCTTTCTCAATTTTTTTTATCAAGGATATAAAGAAGTTGAAAAAAGAAAAGAAGATATTAACAAATTAAATGTATTTCCAGTACCAGATGGAGATACGGGCACAAATATGTTTATGACACTTCAATCAAGTTATGAAGAAATACAAAAAAATAACCCAAAAAGTGTAGGCGAGATTTCACAATGTATTGCGAGAGGAAGTTTAATGGGAGCAAGAGGAAATTCTGGTGTTATTATGTCTCAAATTTTTAAAGGGATGAATATAGTTTTAAAAGAAAAAGAAAAAATTACTCCTAAAGATTTTGCACTTTCATTTGTTGAAGGTGTTTCAAAAGCATATAAAGCAGTAATAAAACCAGTTGAAGGAACAATTTTAACTGTGGCAAAAAGTTTTGCAAAAACTTTTTATGAAAAGATCAAAGAAGGAAAAAATTTAGAAGATGCTTTTCTTGATGCAATTATAAAAGGAAGAGAAACTCTTAAAAAAACTCCTGAAATGTTAAGTATTCTAAAAGAGGCTCAAGTTGTTGATGCTGGTGGTCTTGGGTTTTTGTGTTTTGTTGAGGGTGGTTATAAAGCAATCAAAGGGAAAGAGGTTGAACTTGAAAAAATAGAACTAAAAGAACCAAAAAAATTTAAAAAATTGCTTTATCCTTATGATGTTGTGATCTTGCTTTCTACAAATTTAAAAGAAGAAACAATAATTAAAGATTTTAATATAGATGGTGATTCATTAATAGTTGGTAAAGAGGAGGATTTCTTTAAAATTCACTATCACACAAATAATTTATTTGATTTAATAAATTATTTCAGCAAGAAAGGAACGATTATAAAAATTAATATAGAAAATATGCAATATGAAATAGATAAATTAAGTCAAATAAAAAAAGAGGTTGGATTTGTTGCAGTATCTCGTGGAAAAGGATTTGAAAAAATTTTGAAAGAAGCAGGGGTTGATTATATAGTTGAAGGAGGACAATCTTTTAATCCATCAACAAAAGATATACTTGAAGGAATTGAAAGTGTTAATGCAGATAAAATTATTATATTTCCAAATAACTCAAATGTTTATTTTTCAGCACTCCAAACAAAGGAACTAACAAATAAAAAGATAGAAGTTATTCCTACGAAATCTATACCAGAATGTATTACATCTCTTACTATGGTTGACAAAAATAAAAGTTTTGATGAGATTGTAGAAGATTTAAAAGAGTATATTAAAAATATTAGAGTTATTGAAGTTACTAAATCTATTAGAGATACCGTTTTTAATGGAACAAAAATCAAAGAGGGTGATTATATTTCAATTTTTGAAGAAAAAATTGTTAGTAATAAAGATTCACCTGAAAAATCACTTATTGAAATGTTAAAAACAATAGAAATTGAAGATGGAACACTCATCTCAATTTATTATGGAGAAGATATAGATGAAAATAGAGCAGAGGAGTTGAAAGAAGAACTTCAAAAATCATTTCCCAATTGTGATATAGAAATTTATTATGGTGGTCAACCTCTTTATTATTATATTGTAGCTTTGGAGTAA